CGGAAAAATCAATCCAGATCCAGCAGGATTTAGGAGTTGATATAATGATGGCTTTGGATGTTTGTCCGCCAGGTGAAGCAGAATTTGAAGCTGTGAGAGAAGCTTGTGATATAACTTTTGACTGGGCGAAAAAGTGTCATGATCAATGGATGCAAAATAAAAATGACCAGCAACTTTTTGGCATAATTCAGGGCGGAATTTTTAAGAATTTAAGAGATCAAAGTTTAGAGCAGATTACTTCTTTAGATTTTTCTGGCTATGCCCTGGGCGGTTTGGCAGTTGGCGAACCTAGAGATAAGATGTATGAAATTTTAGAATATATAACATCTAAAATGCCAGCAGATAAACCTCGTTATTTAATGGGTTTGGGCAAGCCTGAAGAAATTGTTTTTGCAGTTAGGCAGGGAATTGATATGTTTGATTGCGTCATTCCTACCCGCGAAGCCCGCCATGGCCGCCTGTATCAATTTTGTACTCAAGATGAAAAAGGCGCTATTTTGCTTTTTAATAATTTAGCTTACAAAACTTTGGCTGCAACTAATGAGCAATATAAAGAGGATTTCAATCCTATAAATTCTGACTCAAAAGTTAAACTTTTAAAAAATCACTCCAAGGCCTATTTGCATCATTTGTTTAAAACCAATGAAGGCCTGGGTTTGCGTTTGGCAACTTTAAATAATTTGGAATTTTATTTGGAATTGATGAGGAGAATTAGGGAGGGAATTGAGAATTCTGAATTATGAGATATGAATTATGAAATAAAAGTGTGGGCGAAAATGTTTTATTACAGAGTGAATCATGCAGGCGCGAATTAGAATTCGCGCCTATAACAAGAGGACCAAAACATTTTCGCACAGTTGACAAAATAATTTTTGTCCGTTAACATCAAATTAAATTTAGCAAAGGGAGGTCGCAAATGACTTTAGGAAAATTTGTTGACTTATTAAGTCAAACTAAGAATTTGAATGGCCAAGAGTGGCTCAATGAATTCAAAGTGCGAGTTGATAAGAAACAATGGCAGGAATTGAAAGACACGCTGCTAGATAAGTCTCTGACAATAAAATTTGCCAGGATTATCGGGTCATTGATCGCAGAAAGGCTTGAATCTATTGGTACTGAAAGCCTTTACCATTCAACCCTTATTTGCGGCCATGAATTCCTGAGGGAAATTCACAAAAAAGCATTTGAATGTAAAATTGAAGTTGAAGAAAAAGAAATTGACACACCTTTAACAGCAACTGAAATGATGGCAGCAGCAGGCTTTATAAAGGTTAAAGATAACAAAGTTTCTTTAACAGAAAAAGGCGAAGAGGCTGCTGAAAGTGTTGCCAGGGAAATCGCTAGCAGCAAAATGAGTTAGAAAAAATTAATCTGATATCTAAGCCCGGATATAAAAATTCGGGCTTTAAAGTTGACAAAGCAATTTTTTTTTGCTAATCTTCAATTAGAATTAAATCTTTTGGCTGTTTTTAAAATCTTAACAAAGGAGGAAAACAATGCCAGTCGGACAAGACACTAGAGGAAGAATTCACTATTTTATTAAAGAACATGGCGATGATAATCCTGTCCTTCGTATTCCAGTCGGTAGTGTAAAACCAAAACAATTACCTCGAAAGGTAAGAGAATTAATTAAAACAACAGTTCAAGACGCTGGCTGGCAAGTCTGGAAATTCAAGCATGAAAAATGCGAACAGACAATGGGGATCACAACTTTTGTGATAATCAGGAAACCCGCAGAAGCAACACCAACAACCCGGGACAATTGAGTCTCGGCACTACTGTCCAAGGAAAACTACCAAAAAGTTAATTGGGGTTCTTCAATGAGCTTTATTTTGTTGATATTTTTAATACACAGCGACAATAAATCGATTAAATTTCTTCGGCAAAGCAGCGTCTCAGCAATCATCCTGGTTAATTCTAATAAAGAATGCTTGAATTTAGTCTGAAATTTAATATACGCCAGAAGCAAATAATAAATCATTGAGACCCAAATTTGGGTCAAAACTGCATTCTTAGATGTCCCTAAGAATGTTTTTAGTTTAAGATTTTGCTTGATCCATTTAAAAAACAGCTCAATTTGCCAGCGATCTTTGTAGATAAAGGCGATTTGTCCCGCAGCCAATTCAAAATTGTTGGTTAAATAGACATATTCTTTGCCGTCATTTTCGTTGTAATAGCGAATCCGCCTTAATGTTTTTTGATATTTTTCATAGTAAGCGCCAAAGATGACCAGTTCATCGGCTAAAATACCCCTTTCCTTTAATTCATTAGGATTATGCTGTCCAACAACAAAGATATTTTGAGATATTTTTGTCCTGCTGACGAAATAAATATGATTTTGATCTAATTTGCTCCACCAGCCATAATCAATATATGCCCGATCAAAGACCAATATCGATTCTTTCTCCAGTGTTTCCAAATTAACCGATTTAATAGCTTTAATATCGCTGATATTGCCTTCAGTGGCAATTACTACTTCCGGTATGGTCGTTCTGTTATTCAGCAGCATATGGAGCTTTAACGCGCCTTTAGTTGTTTTAAATTTCGCCCAATTAAAAATGCCTAAACACAGCTGAATGGTCGTAGAATCAAAGGAATACAAAGGATTTGCGAATTTAAAAGTCCTGTTTGGCGTTATTTTTTTGCTTCGCTCCAAAAGCGAATAGAATAATTTTTCAAAGATTTCATAACTGCGGTTATTATTGGCGTATGACAGGCTTGAGCGAGCAGCTGTATTAATCCCAAGATGGTACCATGATTCATTATGCAGAGAAAACCCTGTTTCTATTTCCCTTAAGCTGTCTTTGCCGGTAGCTTGAGCGTAGAGCAAAAGCACCAGCTGATTCCAGGCTTTTAATTTTTTAACATACCTATCCCCGTTATGCTGTCCAACAAACTGATTAAATTGATGCTTGGGCAGAAAACTTAACAGCTGATTGAAAATTGTGTTAGAATAATTCATAGAAAGACCTTTAAGTTAAAAATTAGGCTCTCATCTTAATTTTACCTAAACTTAAAGGTTTTTTCTATTTGTACTAAATTTTACTTGGACGCTAGTGGAGTCTCGGGTTTTCATTTGACAAAAATTATTTTTTGGGCTAATTTAGAGGCAAACATCACCAAGGAGGTATGGCTTGAACGTTACAATTTGTGACAAAGGCGAGCAGTCCAAGATAATTAAATATTGGCGCCTGTGCTGTAAATGCTGTCATGCCCGCTTTGCAGTTGTGAGATCAATTGATACAAAAATACCGCACACGACAATATACTTAATGAAATGTCCGCATGTCTCATACGGAAGCATTAAAGGCGGCAAGTATCAGTCTAAACCTCGCCAACAAGAGGATCTGATTCCCACAAGCTTTAATCTGTACGAGTGGGTATTAAAAGAACATGACATACGATGGAAAAGGCCTAAAGGCCAGAAAAAAGATGACCACTATAAAATTGAATATTTTGTGATCCCGCCCAGTCTCTGGTTTGAATTTTTTGGCACTGCGGCAGCTGAAAAATTTGAACCTTGCGCTAAATGTAAAGCCTCTAAAAAATAGGGGCTTTTTATTTTGGCTAAAAATATGCTAAAATTAAGGTGGATACTAATCTACGGATTAGTACGAATAATACAAATAATTTCAGGAATTTTTTAAAATCATAATTTAGTTGATTTTTGTTATGTATCATGATTCAACTACAAAAATATTAGGCCAGGTTCTGCTTGATAGAATCAGGGAGATTTTATATTTTCCGATTTGGTGGTATAGCAAAGGTTTATTAAAAGTAATAAATGGCGCAGGGGAATTTGTCAAAGGGTTTGAACAGACGCTGGGTTTAATGATTTGGATTAAAAATCTTTTTGTGCCCATGTTTGGCCAAAAAGATATTGCTGGCCGCTTGATCAGCTTTGGTTTGCGTTTATTCCAGATCTTTTGGAAATCTATTGTTTTATTAATTTTTATTTTAATTGCTTTTTTATTTGTAATTTTTTGGCTGGCTTTGCCAGTCTTGGTGATTTATCAAATTATAATTCATATTTAAAATGGCTAGTGAAAAAGATAATTTGCAATTTTTAATCTGCAACCAATGCAATGGCCTTGGTTTTATTGATGATAAAAAATGCAAAGTCTGCTTGGGGCAAGGAATCGTCGGATATTTAGACGGCTATCTTTTAATGTGGAACAGGAAAATTGATCGCCAGCATTTAAGGCTTTATAAAATTGAAAGAGCAGTTGACGGCCTGATTTATGTGGTTTTGCTAGGCCTCGCTGTTTTGGGTGTGGCTGGCTTGGTATATTCGCTTTACTCCATTAATTTTATTGGGATTTTAAATCCAGATTTTTGGCTAAACAGCTCTAATCATTCTTTATTATTTTTCTGGTTTACTGTTTTAACTGATTTGTACCTGATTTATTTTTCATCGCTGGCAAAGGATAAAAAGGAGCCGGTGATAATCAGAAAATATAAATCAGAATCTGAGGCAGAAGTAATTTCGCCTCCGCCATTGGACTGGCAGATGGTTAAGCATTATCCGGCTAGACAAAAAATTGAAATTTCCAAGGCTTTTTCTAACGAGGCTTTAAAAATAATAGACAAGGCTTATGAGGTGGCTTCGCAGTATAAGGCCCAGGAAGTTTCCCCAGTGCATTTTTTAATCGCGGCCTTATTGATTTCACAAAAGGTGCAGAATATATTTAATCGTTTAGGTGTTGAGCTGAATGACTTGGCTGGAAAAATTGGCCGAATTGCAGGCAGTTACGAGCCTGGCAGCAGGCAAACAGTTTTTTCCTCAAATTCCGTGGTTATCTTATTAAAAGCTTATCGATTAGCCTATATAAATAAGTTAAATGAAGTTGGCGGTGAGGATATTATTTTTGAAGCAATAAAGGCAGATAAAATGATTGTGGAGGTATTATATGATTTAGATATTACTCTGGAAAAAGTAAATAATGTAATTATCTGGTTTAGAATCAGGAAATTATTATATAAACAATGGCAGACCTATAGAGCAAGCTCTCAATTAAAATCAAAAACAGGCATTGATCGGGCCATGACAGCCTTACAAACTGCTTATTTAAATCAATATTCAGAAGATTTAACAATGCTGGCTAAAATGGGTTATTTAGATTTGTGCATTGATAGAGACAAGGAATTTGAGGAAATTTTCAGGGTGTTAGAAGGCAGTTCTAATAAAGGCGTGATTTTGGTTGGGGAGCCAGGAACTGGCAAGACAGCTATTATTGAGGGTTTTGCGCAAAAAATGATTGCTGATGATGTGCCTGGATTTTTGCAGGATAAAAGATTGGTTAGCTTAAGCATTTCTCGTTTAATTTCCGGCGCCTCAGCAACCGAAGCCCAGGAAAGGCTTTTAATTTGTTTAAATGAAATAATTAGGGCGCGTAATGTGGTTTTATACATTGATAATATCCATGATTTAATCGGTATTGCTGCGGGCGGAGGTGAAGGCTTAGGCTTGGCAGAAGTGTTAAATGAAGCTTTGTCCAAAAATTTATTTATTTTAATTTCAGCCTCCACCCCGCAAAATTATAGCCATTATATTGAAAATACCAGTTTGGGCGGCATTTTGAAAAAAATTGACATTACTGAGCCAGATTTAAATGGCACTATTCAGATATTGGAAGGCAAAGTTAGTTATCTGGAGAGTAAAAATAATGTGTATTTTTCTTATGATGCCCTAGAAAAAGCCGTGAAATTAACTGACAGATATATTCATGACCATTTTTTACCTTATAAGGCGATAAATTTATTAGAGGAAGTTGCTGTCTGGGCCAGAAAGCACAAGGGCGCTGAGGCAGTTATTTTAGGCAATGACGTAGCTACTTTACTTTCGGAAAAAATAAATATGCCGGTGGCTGCGGTGACTGAAACTGAAAGCGATAAATTAATGCATCTGGAAGATATAATACACCAGAGAATAATTGATCAGGTTGAAGCAGTTTCTGCCGTGGCTAATAGCCTGAGGCGCGCCAGAGCTGAATTGCGCGATGTTAAAAGGCCGATTGCCAATCTGTTATTTTTAGGGCCAACTGGCGTAGGTAAGACAGAATTAGCCAAGGCTATTTCAGAAGTTTATTATGGCAGTGAAGATAATATGATTAGGCTGGATATGTCCGAATATCAGGAAAAAGACAGCATTAACCGTTTACTCGGCGCACCGCCCGGATATGCGGGTGCAGGCGAGGGCGGTCAGCTGACTGAGGCGGTGCGCAAAAACCCCTTTAGTTTGGTTTTATTGGATGAATTAGAAAAAGCCCATCCTGATATTTTAAATTTATTTTTACAGGTTATGGAAGATGGCCGTTTAACTGATTCAACAGGCAGAACAGTTGATTTTACCAATATAATCTTAATTGCTACTTCTAATGCCCAAACTCAATTTATTCAGGAAAAAGTTAAAGAAGGCTTAGCTATTGAAGAAATTAAAAAACAGCTTTTAGAAACAGAATTAAAACAATATTTTAAGCCAGAATTTTTAAACCGCTTTGATAACATCATAATATTTAAACCCTTAGGATTTGAAGAGGTTGTTCAGATTACCCGTTTGATGTTGAAATCAGTTGCTAAAAATTTAGAAGCCAAAGGCGTAAATTTCCAGGTGAGCGAAGAAGCGATTAATGAATTGGCGCAAACCGGCTTTGATCCGCAATTTGGCGCCCGCCCTTTGCGCCGGGCAATTCAGGAAAAAGTTGATAATGCTTTGGCAAATTATTTATTAACTGGCAAAATCGGCCGCCGTGATGTGGCAATTTTAGGAAAGGGCGGAGTAATTACTGTAGAAAAAGCCAGAGCTTTGTAAGGATTTGTTAATTTGGCAACCTTTTGGTATAATTGATTTATTCAAAAAATATGCTGGAAAAAGAAGATTTAAAACAAATTGAAACAATAGTAAGAGGCGTTGTGAGTGAAGAGTTAAAACGCGAACTTGATCCAATTAAACAGGAATTGGTTGATATTAGGTTTGAATTAAAAGAAATTAAGCTAAGATTGGATAGATTAGAAAAAGCTGAAAGTGAGGATATTGCTGCCGCATATCGCGATATTGAAGATTTGCGCAAAAAGGTCACTGAATTAGAATTACAAGTAAAAAAACTACAAGTTTTGCAAGCTTAATAATTGTTTTTGGTAATTTTAAAATCGTTGATTTCTAATTAAAAATGTGCGAAAATTAGAGTATTAAGCTCTAATTTTTTTATGACTTATTTAATTGCAGGCTTGAGCGCTTTTTTACTCTCAATAATCTTCACCTTTGCAGTAAAAAAGATAGCTTTAAAATTAAAGATAATGGATTATCCAGATGGCGACAGAAAAATCCATAAAACGCCTATTCCTTTATTAGGCGGAGTAGCGGTTTTTTTAAGTTTTATTCTAGTTTTAAGTTATTATAGTTTTTTTACTAATTTGGTAATCTGGGGATTTATCATGCCC
Above is a window of Patescibacteria group bacterium DNA encoding:
- the tgt gene encoding tRNA guanosine(34) transglycosylase Tgt, translating into MLKIIKVSKKSKARFGELKTKHGKIQTPFFMPIATKAAVKNISTDELEKLGAEIILANTYHLYLQPGEKIIKAHGGLHNFLNWPKPILTDSGGYQIFSLSKIRKIKENGVEFQSHLDGSRHFLSPEKSIQIQQDLGVDIMMALDVCPPGEAEFEAVREACDITFDWAKKCHDQWMQNKNDQQLFGIIQGGIFKNLRDQSLEQITSLDFSGYALGGLAVGEPRDKMYEILEYITSKMPADKPRYLMGLGKPEEIVFAVRQGIDMFDCVIPTREARHGRLYQFCTQDEKGAILLFNNLAYKTLAATNEQYKEDFNPINSDSKVKLLKNHSKAYLHHLFKTNEGLGLRLATLNNLEFYLELMRRIREGIENSEL
- a CDS encoding IS4 family transposase; the protein is MNYSNTIFNQLLSFLPKHQFNQFVGQHNGDRYVKKLKAWNQLVLLLYAQATGKDSLREIETGFSLHNESWYHLGINTAARSSLSYANNNRSYEIFEKLFYSLLERSKKITPNRTFKFANPLYSFDSTTIQLCLGIFNWAKFKTTKGALKLHMLLNNRTTIPEVVIATEGNISDIKAIKSVNLETLEKESILVFDRAYIDYGWWSKLDQNHIYFVSRTKISQNIFVVGQHNPNELKERGILADELVIFGAYYEKYQKTLRRIRYYNENDGKEYVYLTNNFELAAGQIAFIYKDRWQIELFFKWIKQNLKLKTFLGTSKNAVLTQIWVSMIYYLLLAYIKFQTKFKHSLLELTRMIAETLLCRRNLIDLLSLCIKNINKIKLIEEPQLTFW
- a CDS encoding AAA family ATPase codes for the protein MASEKDNLQFLICNQCNGLGFIDDKKCKVCLGQGIVGYLDGYLLMWNRKIDRQHLRLYKIERAVDGLIYVVLLGLAVLGVAGLVYSLYSINFIGILNPDFWLNSSNHSLLFFWFTVLTDLYLIYFSSLAKDKKEPVIIRKYKSESEAEVISPPPLDWQMVKHYPARQKIEISKAFSNEALKIIDKAYEVASQYKAQEVSPVHFLIAALLISQKVQNIFNRLGVELNDLAGKIGRIAGSYEPGSRQTVFSSNSVVILLKAYRLAYINKLNEVGGEDIIFEAIKADKMIVEVLYDLDITLEKVNNVIIWFRIRKLLYKQWQTYRASSQLKSKTGIDRAMTALQTAYLNQYSEDLTMLAKMGYLDLCIDRDKEFEEIFRVLEGSSNKGVILVGEPGTGKTAIIEGFAQKMIADDVPGFLQDKRLVSLSISRLISGASATEAQERLLICLNEIIRARNVVLYIDNIHDLIGIAAGGGEGLGLAEVLNEALSKNLFILISASTPQNYSHYIENTSLGGILKKIDITEPDLNGTIQILEGKVSYLESKNNVYFSYDALEKAVKLTDRYIHDHFLPYKAINLLEEVAVWARKHKGAEAVILGNDVATLLSEKINMPVAAVTETESDKLMHLEDIIHQRIIDQVEAVSAVANSLRRARAELRDVKRPIANLLFLGPTGVGKTELAKAISEVYYGSEDNMIRLDMSEYQEKDSINRLLGAPPGYAGAGEGGQLTEAVRKNPFSLVLLDELEKAHPDILNLFLQVMEDGRLTDSTGRTVDFTNIILIATSNAQTQFIQEKVKEGLAIEEIKKQLLETELKQYFKPEFLNRFDNIIIFKPLGFEEVVQITRLMLKSVAKNLEAKGVNFQVSEEAINELAQTGFDPQFGARPLRRAIQEKVDNALANYLLTGKIGRRDVAILGKGGVITVEKARAL